A stretch of Bombina bombina isolate aBomBom1 chromosome 2, aBomBom1.pri, whole genome shotgun sequence DNA encodes these proteins:
- the RMI1 gene encoding recQ-mediated genome instability protein 1 isoform X1 — translation MCLTPAKLKGHLIMNSSDIANRVKTWLSSARHVKVPDQWLEACINWIQEENESSSLSQAEINKQVFDQWLLTDLRDLEFPVLPQGILESLKFELNGFYALQMDSLVDVSLPAYSQLQKLRGRDNPNEQVTATTQATQKPWEAKPNRMLMLQLTDGTQQIQGMEYQPIPILNTTLPPGAKLLLQGTVTVRLGVLLLKPENVKFLGGEVEALLEEHSQVQVLSRLIGAEVSRLPQRSDTQEQDVASRADDIGQVVGPSDEDLLASLDDNLEFTINNGTVRDSGYYSRNDSSSHSSNISYLDRQQTQELRAGQDYLPLPNQNVRVNIRDPVVQDYDIDDDIFLEEEIQRELEETSMSQAETTHRNKDLPTAISSTLNRHTFDNDVSRDNLDNPPFTYLSVIFSSKISAIKSVKLKSFIVTLNGNLTSCTGFWSIKAKISDGTGYLDVEFSDTVLTKLIGFSVPEMKKLKKDPTQKTKLMNGLQKCQQELTDFCGIMTISYNPTNSEASVVALENVNEETMESLRIRVNR, via the coding sequence TAATTATGAATTCGTCTGATATTGCAAATCGAGTGAAAACTTGGCTGTCATCTGCACGGCATGTTAAGGTCCCTGATCAGTGGCTAGAAGCTTGCATAAACTGGATCCAAGAAGAAAATGAAAGTTCCTCTTTGTCACAGGCAGAAATCAATAAACAAGTATTTGACCAATGGCTTCTTACAGATTTAAGAGATTTAGAGTTTCCAGTTTTGCCACAAGGCATCTTAGAGTCTCTCAAATTTGAATTGAATGGTTTTTATGCACTTCAGATGGATTCTCTGGTTGATGTGAGCCTTCCTGCTTATTCTCAACTTCAGAAGTTAAGGGGAAGGGACAATCCGAATGAGCAAGTTACAGCTACAAcacaagcaacccaaaagccatggGAAGCAAAGCCAAACCGCATGCTTATGCTACAGCTTACTGATGGAACACAGCAGATTCAAGGTATGGAATACCAGCCTATTCCAATTCTTAACACCACCCTTCCTCCTGGTGCAAAACTCTTACTGCAAGGAACCGTTACAGTCCGCCTTGGAGTCCTTCTACTTAAACCGGAAAATGTTAAATTCCTTGGGGGAGAAGTAGAGGCTCTTTTAGAGGAGCATTCTCAAGTCCAAGTTCTTTCACGGTTAATTGGTGCAGAAGTCAGCCGATTGCCACAAAGATCAGATACACAAGAGCAAGACGTGGCAAGCCGTGCTGATGATATTGGGCAAGTTGTAGGTCCCTCAGATGAAGATTTATTAGCAAGCCTTGATGATAATTTAGAATTTACCATTAACAATGGGACTGTTCGTGACAGTGGATATTATAGCAGAAATGACAGCTCAAGTCACAGTTCAAATATTTCTTATTTAGACCGCCAGCAGACCCAGGAATTAAGGGCTGGGCAAGATTATTTACCACTGCCAAACCAAAATGTACGAGTGAACATAAGAGACCCTGTAGTACAAGATTATGATATAGATGATGACATATTTTTGGAGGAGGAAATTCAGAGAGAATTAGAAGAAACGTCCATGAGCCAAGCTGAGACCACACATAGAAATAAAGATTTGCCTACAGCTATTTCCTCTACATTAAACAGACATACTTTCGATAATGATGTCTCAAGAGACAATTTAGATAATCCTCCTTTTACATACCTGTCAGTGATATTTTCCAGTAAAATCAGTGCAATAAAATCTGTAAAACTTAAGTCATTTATTGTAACTCTTAATGGAAACCTCACAAGCTGCACTGGCTTCTGGAGTATAAAAGCCAAAATATCTGATGGAACTGGTTACCTTGATGTGGAGTTCAGTGACACTGTTCTAACAAAGTTGATAGGATTTTCAGTaccagagatgaaaaaattaaaaaaagatccaACCCAGAAAACTAAGCTAATGAATGGTCTTCAGAAATGTCAACAAGAATTGACGGACTTTTGTGGCATTATGACCATTTCATACAACCCCACAAATTCAGAAGCAAGTGTTGTGGCGTTAGAGAATGTGAATGAAGAAACCATGGAGTCTTTAAGGATCAGGGTCAATCGATAG
- the RMI1 gene encoding recQ-mediated genome instability protein 1 isoform X2 gives MNSSDIANRVKTWLSSARHVKVPDQWLEACINWIQEENESSSLSQAEINKQVFDQWLLTDLRDLEFPVLPQGILESLKFELNGFYALQMDSLVDVSLPAYSQLQKLRGRDNPNEQVTATTQATQKPWEAKPNRMLMLQLTDGTQQIQGMEYQPIPILNTTLPPGAKLLLQGTVTVRLGVLLLKPENVKFLGGEVEALLEEHSQVQVLSRLIGAEVSRLPQRSDTQEQDVASRADDIGQVVGPSDEDLLASLDDNLEFTINNGTVRDSGYYSRNDSSSHSSNISYLDRQQTQELRAGQDYLPLPNQNVRVNIRDPVVQDYDIDDDIFLEEEIQRELEETSMSQAETTHRNKDLPTAISSTLNRHTFDNDVSRDNLDNPPFTYLSVIFSSKISAIKSVKLKSFIVTLNGNLTSCTGFWSIKAKISDGTGYLDVEFSDTVLTKLIGFSVPEMKKLKKDPTQKTKLMNGLQKCQQELTDFCGIMTISYNPTNSEASVVALENVNEETMESLRIRVNR, from the coding sequence ATGAATTCGTCTGATATTGCAAATCGAGTGAAAACTTGGCTGTCATCTGCACGGCATGTTAAGGTCCCTGATCAGTGGCTAGAAGCTTGCATAAACTGGATCCAAGAAGAAAATGAAAGTTCCTCTTTGTCACAGGCAGAAATCAATAAACAAGTATTTGACCAATGGCTTCTTACAGATTTAAGAGATTTAGAGTTTCCAGTTTTGCCACAAGGCATCTTAGAGTCTCTCAAATTTGAATTGAATGGTTTTTATGCACTTCAGATGGATTCTCTGGTTGATGTGAGCCTTCCTGCTTATTCTCAACTTCAGAAGTTAAGGGGAAGGGACAATCCGAATGAGCAAGTTACAGCTACAAcacaagcaacccaaaagccatggGAAGCAAAGCCAAACCGCATGCTTATGCTACAGCTTACTGATGGAACACAGCAGATTCAAGGTATGGAATACCAGCCTATTCCAATTCTTAACACCACCCTTCCTCCTGGTGCAAAACTCTTACTGCAAGGAACCGTTACAGTCCGCCTTGGAGTCCTTCTACTTAAACCGGAAAATGTTAAATTCCTTGGGGGAGAAGTAGAGGCTCTTTTAGAGGAGCATTCTCAAGTCCAAGTTCTTTCACGGTTAATTGGTGCAGAAGTCAGCCGATTGCCACAAAGATCAGATACACAAGAGCAAGACGTGGCAAGCCGTGCTGATGATATTGGGCAAGTTGTAGGTCCCTCAGATGAAGATTTATTAGCAAGCCTTGATGATAATTTAGAATTTACCATTAACAATGGGACTGTTCGTGACAGTGGATATTATAGCAGAAATGACAGCTCAAGTCACAGTTCAAATATTTCTTATTTAGACCGCCAGCAGACCCAGGAATTAAGGGCTGGGCAAGATTATTTACCACTGCCAAACCAAAATGTACGAGTGAACATAAGAGACCCTGTAGTACAAGATTATGATATAGATGATGACATATTTTTGGAGGAGGAAATTCAGAGAGAATTAGAAGAAACGTCCATGAGCCAAGCTGAGACCACACATAGAAATAAAGATTTGCCTACAGCTATTTCCTCTACATTAAACAGACATACTTTCGATAATGATGTCTCAAGAGACAATTTAGATAATCCTCCTTTTACATACCTGTCAGTGATATTTTCCAGTAAAATCAGTGCAATAAAATCTGTAAAACTTAAGTCATTTATTGTAACTCTTAATGGAAACCTCACAAGCTGCACTGGCTTCTGGAGTATAAAAGCCAAAATATCTGATGGAACTGGTTACCTTGATGTGGAGTTCAGTGACACTGTTCTAACAAAGTTGATAGGATTTTCAGTaccagagatgaaaaaattaaaaaaagatccaACCCAGAAAACTAAGCTAATGAATGGTCTTCAGAAATGTCAACAAGAATTGACGGACTTTTGTGGCATTATGACCATTTCATACAACCCCACAAATTCAGAAGCAAGTGTTGTGGCGTTAGAGAATGTGAATGAAGAAACCATGGAGTCTTTAAGGATCAGGGTCAATCGATAG